The segment TAACATCAAGCTGCAGAGAAGATAGGTGCAGAGCGAGGAAGGATAGGATCTATGAAAAATGTATGCGATTTTGCGTTTCATCCGCTGTTATGTCCTGTTACCACTGTTCAGCAAGCTGGTTGTAAAGGTCTTCTACGAGTTCATCTACAATGCGCCTCTCGGCTTCTTCACGGGTCTCCGGCGGTTCAGCTCTACCGTCTACAATATAGAAGTCGTGAACTTGGAGATGATTGTCCGTTTGTGCGATCATGTTGTTGCGGACCCTGTCAAGGAATTCGTATTCGATTTGTAAGGTCATACGTACCATTTCGACTTCACCTTGGGGGCCATAGCCTTGCTCCCGTATATCAAAATCCTGTATCCGCATCGTAAATTCGGAGTCGTTTCCGTCTCGCCACTTCCGGTTGAAACGTTGCGTGAGTTTTTCATGAATGACTTCATCGTAGGGACGCTGGGAGGCGTTATCGTAAGCGAAATCTGCGTCTAAGATTTCAACAGGTGCGATACGGATAGTGCTGATATGCTCAAGATATTCTGATTTAGACACATACCCGCATCCAGAAATTAAACTTAGGCATATCAATACCGCTAACACGGACCTTGATTTAGACATTTTTCCCTCCGAGTTTTGTCGGAAAAACGATCCGACTTGTATTGCTTGGACGCTCAAAATCTTAAACCGTTTGGCATGGCAGGTTGTAAGAATTTTACGGGTGAAGCCTTCGGCCGTGGGGCTTTCTGCTTTTTACCATAAAACACAGATTTGACGGTATCAACGACATATCGCTTATAAGTAGGGGATAATAAAACAACAAAAACAAGGACGAGCAGAATAAGAACTATGGCTAAGAAATAGGTCAGCCACTTCTGATGGAGTAGATCCCCCTTATCAAGGGTGTGTTTAGTTGTATTGCGGCGTGCTCTCATGGATATGACCTCTCGTTGGATCGCGTATTTACTTTGTGTAAGTCTGTATATCACCACTTCAAGAAACCGGATTAATCGCGATTATTGGAAATTATAGCACAAAAACAGACGACATGCAAGATTTTTAACAGAGGTTTTCAATTGTCAGTGCCCAGCAGTCAGCAGATAGTCAGCTGTTAGTAAGAGTTGCGATCGAGAGTGCTTCACAGTGAGAATCCTACAAGCAAGCATTCGCGATCAGCAAATCGAAATTATGAAAAAACTGAAGGGCAGAGGCTTTAAAGATAAAATAGGGCAAAGGAGTTATCCTTTACCCTATTTATCTAATACATTAGTGCTTAACTGTAACGTCGTGCAGCGTTCCACACTTTATTATCGAGAACGCCCTTTTGGAAGACGTGGTGAACGTCGATCGCGGTAGTCGCGAGAATTATCGCGTTGGTCATAACGGTTGCCACCCCGCCGATCGCGGTTGTCGTTTCCGCGCCGATCGCGGTAGTCCCGTGAATCTCGATTATCCCGATAGTTAGAACGACCACTATCGCGAGGTTCTCTGGAAGCATTCCAATCGGATGAGGATTCGCGCTCGTCACTTGATTCAATTTTGAGTTCTTCAACCGGAACACCGCCGGCAGCAACAAGAGCGAGATCCACGCGATCTTGATCGTCAATTGTGAGAATACGAACGGTAACCTCGTCACCGACCTGCATGACATCCTCTGCCCGCCGGACGTATCCATCTCCCATCTGTGAGATATGGACGAGTCCATCTTTGCCGGGCAAGATTTCTACAAATGCGCCGAAGGATGCGGTTCGTACGACTTTACCGGTGTACTCCTTACCGATTTCAGGCATAGCCGTAATTGCTCGGACTTTCTCTTCAGCGCGTTTGACATCTTCTGCGCTCGTCGCAGCGATTTCCACAGTCCCATCATCTTCAATGTTGATGGTCGTGTTTGTTTCCTCTTGGATGCCTTGTACGGTTTTACCGCGAGGGCCGATGAGGTCTTTAATTTTCTGCTGTGCGATCTGGAGAGAGTAAATCCGGGGGGCGTAGGGCGAAAGCTCAGCCCGCGGTTGGGCGATAATAGCATTCATCTGTTCGATGACTGCGAGCCTGGCTTCTTTTGCTTGGTGAATCGCGCGGCGCATCAATTCAGGCGTGACGCCCTCAATCTTGATGTCCATCTGTATAGCGGTAACACCTTCACTGGTTCCGGCGACTTTAAAGTCCATATCGCCAAGAAAATCCTCGGTACCGAGCATATCGGTGAGTATGGCTTCCTGTTCCCCTTCCTTAATAAGCCCGACCCCTATCCCTGCGACGGGTCTTTTAAGGGGTACGCCTGCATCCAATAATGCGAGGGTTGCGCCACAAACAGTTGCCATAGAGGATGATGCATTAGATTCCAAGATTTCGGAAACTATACGGATGGTATAGTGAAACTCATCCTTATTGGGAATGACCGGTTCAAGTGCTTTTTCCGCAAGTGCGCCGTGTCCGATCTCTCGCCGCCCAGGTCCCATCATTCGTTTGACTTCACCGGTACTGAATGGTGGAAAATTATAGTGTAAAAAGAAAGCCCGTCTTGCTTCCCCATCAAGTCCACGTTGGACATCTTCATCGCCGGAAGTGCCGAGCGTCGTTACACAGAGTGCCTGTGTCTGTCCTCTCGTAAAGAGAGCGGAGCCGTGTGTATGTGGCAGCAGTGCCACTTCGCCTGAAATGGAGCGAATGTCGGTTACGCCACGTCCATCAACACGTTTACCTTCGTTAAGGATTGCCTGCCGCATCTCTTCTTTTTCTATGTCACTCAAGATAGAGCTGGCATCTTTTGCTGCATTCGGATCAGTGTCCTCTGGTGTATCTTCAAGAATTTCCGCGAGGACTTCTTTTTCGACTTGTTCGAGATAATCCTCACGCGACTTCTTGTCCGCCATCCCGATAGATTCCCGAATCCGTGATGTAGCGAGATTTCGGACTCGGTCACTGAGGCTTGATTCAACGCTTTTAGAGGTATAGTCTCGTTTTGTATTACTGCATCCCGCTGCCAATCCCTCTTGGAGTTTAATGACCTCTTTTATCTGAGCGTGTGCGGTGATAATTGTGTCAATAACTTCGTCTTCAGGGATCTCATGTCCTCCGCCTTCGACAGACATGACAGCGTCCTCTTTCCCACTCACAAACAGCTCCATATCGGAGGCATGCAATTGCTCATAAGTTGGGTTAATGACTAATTCGTTTTCGATTTTTCCGACGGTGACTGCGGCGACAGGTCCATTAAAGGGTATATCGGAAATAGATAATGCGGCAGAAGTGCCAATGAGTGCGGGGACATCCGCCGGATGAACACCATCAGATGAAAACACGTTACATAAAACTTGCACCTCAGCCTTAAAGTCCTTTGGAAAAAGCGGACGGATGCAGTGATCTATTAAGCGTGCCACCAACTGCTCTGAGGTTCCGGGACGTGGCTCACGTCTTCCATAAACTGTGGGTATGCGTCCAGTCGCGTACCCCCTTTCACGGTAATCTACTGTTAATGGAAAGAAATCGAGGTCATGTTCGCTATCATCGGCTACCACCGTGACTAAAACGACCGTTCCACCGTATTGTACCCAGACGGCACCGTCTGCCTGTTTCGCAACTTTTCCGGTTTCAATTGATAACTTCTCGCTCCCAAGTTGCATTTCAACTTTCATTCTATATACTTCTCCTGTATTTCCAATTTTTTCGTCGTGCTACCAAGCAGGGCCAGTAAAGATAGCGTTCAAGGACAATCCTTACTCAAAAAACATATTGCCAACTTGACGATGCTAACTACAGTTTTTAAGTGTTCGATAGTGTCGCGCCGATATGACTTACTCACCCCTGATACTACAAGACAACACTCACACTATTCCCGCCCGTGCCAATATATTAATGCGTTTAGCACCTATAATAACCTAATTTGTCTTCAATCCGATAGTGTCCCGAATTTCGAGTTCATTAATTAAACGGTAATAGCGCGTAACGTCCTTCTTATAAAGATACCGCAACAAGCGACGCTGTTTACCAACTAAGCGGAAAAGTCCATGGCGCGAATGATAATCCTTCCGGTGTGTCTGAAAATGTTCAGTCAACTGTCGAATACGCGCAGTCAAAATTGCCACTTGTGCCTCCGGGGAACCGGTATCCTGTTGGTGTATCTGGTACTTTTCAATGAGTTCTTTCTTTTCAGCTGCACCAATTGCCAATTGCATTCACCTCCTTATACTTATAGAAAACTATGGGGATTCGCGAACTTCACCGAAAATCATCTCATAAAGAGACCATTACGAGGCATCAATGCCTATCGTATCTAATATGGAATGAAACACTCAGTTGCGTTCAGGAAACGCTCCCATCTCTATTTAAAATTTGATACATATATAATACCACAAATTAGTCGAAAATTCAAATTAAACTCATATTTCCAACAGAAGCAATCAGCAATCAGC is part of the Candidatus Poribacteria bacterium genome and harbors:
- the lptE gene encoding LPS assembly lipoprotein LptE — translated: MSKSRSVLAVLICLSLISGCGYVSKSEYLEHISTIRIAPVEILDADFAYDNASQRPYDEVIHEKLTQRFNRKWRDGNDSEFTMRIQDFDIREQGYGPQGEVEMVRMTLQIEYEFLDRVRNNMIAQTDNHLQVHDFYIVDGRAEPPETREEAERRIVDELVEDLYNQLAEQW
- the pnp gene encoding polyribonucleotide nucleotidyltransferase produces the protein MKVEMQLGSEKLSIETGKVAKQADGAVWVQYGGTVVLVTVVADDSEHDLDFFPLTVDYRERGYATGRIPTVYGRREPRPGTSEQLVARLIDHCIRPLFPKDFKAEVQVLCNVFSSDGVHPADVPALIGTSAALSISDIPFNGPVAAVTVGKIENELVINPTYEQLHASDMELFVSGKEDAVMSVEGGGHEIPEDEVIDTIITAHAQIKEVIKLQEGLAAGCSNTKRDYTSKSVESSLSDRVRNLATSRIRESIGMADKKSREDYLEQVEKEVLAEILEDTPEDTDPNAAKDASSILSDIEKEEMRQAILNEGKRVDGRGVTDIRSISGEVALLPHTHGSALFTRGQTQALCVTTLGTSGDEDVQRGLDGEARRAFFLHYNFPPFSTGEVKRMMGPGRREIGHGALAEKALEPVIPNKDEFHYTIRIVSEILESNASSSMATVCGATLALLDAGVPLKRPVAGIGVGLIKEGEQEAILTDMLGTEDFLGDMDFKVAGTSEGVTAIQMDIKIEGVTPELMRRAIHQAKEARLAVIEQMNAIIAQPRAELSPYAPRIYSLQIAQQKIKDLIGPRGKTVQGIQEETNTTINIEDDGTVEIAATSAEDVKRAEEKVRAITAMPEIGKEYTGKVVRTASFGAFVEILPGKDGLVHISQMGDGYVRRAEDVMQVGDEVTVRILTIDDQDRVDLALVAAGGVPVEELKIESSDERESSSDWNASREPRDSGRSNYRDNRDSRDYRDRRGNDNRDRRGGNRYDQRDNSRDYRDRRSPRLPKGRSR
- the rpsO gene encoding 30S ribosomal protein S15, producing MQLAIGAAEKKELIEKYQIHQQDTGSPEAQVAILTARIRQLTEHFQTHRKDYHSRHGLFRLVGKQRRLLRYLYKKDVTRYYRLINELEIRDTIGLKTN